From a single Crateriforma spongiae genomic region:
- the ribD gene encoding bifunctional diaminohydroxyphosphoribosylaminopyrimidine deaminase/5-amino-6-(5-phosphoribosylamino)uracil reductase RibD encodes MPDDSTPANEPPGPDQPRPISTPPPRRGEVAPARFAKPADAAEADQRWMQDALRLATAGQGHVEPNPMVGCVLVRDGRLIGQGYHRKFGGPHAEVEAIRDCLANGQTTAGCTAYVTLEPCCHHGKTPPCTGALIDAQVHRVVIAVADPFKQVDHGGIRQLTDAGIRVDVGVLESEARFILAPYLKRIKTGIPWMIAKWAMTADGRIATVAGQSQWITGSDSRADVHQTRGRVDAIVVGMGTVSADDPLLTARPPGARVAQRLIFCRTSLPGATSRLVQTADQIPTTCVVPEDLNPESQKRLADLGVRFLRPTAEPPCDQVARSNDCGPAEMEQPLRRVMRTLSHEGATNVLLECGGRLMASFLSENLPDEFHIYVGAKVFGGHTAPGPVGGAGISAIGESPALELVESRAIGEDVKIIYRRK; translated from the coding sequence ATGCCTGACGACAGCACGCCCGCCAACGAACCGCCGGGCCCCGACCAGCCCCGTCCGATCTCGACGCCGCCGCCACGCCGCGGCGAAGTGGCCCCCGCCCGATTTGCGAAGCCCGCGGATGCCGCCGAAGCCGACCAGCGATGGATGCAAGATGCATTGCGTTTGGCAACGGCGGGACAGGGTCACGTTGAACCGAACCCTATGGTCGGCTGCGTGCTGGTTCGCGACGGCCGTTTGATCGGCCAAGGGTATCATCGAAAATTTGGCGGGCCCCATGCGGAAGTCGAAGCGATCCGGGACTGCTTGGCGAATGGTCAGACGACGGCCGGCTGCACGGCCTATGTTACGTTGGAGCCTTGCTGCCATCACGGCAAAACACCTCCTTGCACCGGAGCCCTGATCGACGCACAGGTTCATCGCGTCGTCATTGCAGTCGCCGACCCGTTCAAGCAAGTCGACCACGGTGGCATTCGGCAATTGACCGACGCAGGAATTCGCGTCGACGTGGGCGTTTTAGAATCGGAGGCACGGTTTATCCTGGCCCCCTATCTGAAACGCATCAAAACGGGAATCCCATGGATGATCGCCAAATGGGCGATGACCGCCGACGGCAGAATCGCGACCGTTGCGGGCCAGAGTCAATGGATCACCGGTTCGGATAGCCGGGCCGATGTCCATCAAACCCGCGGACGCGTCGATGCGATCGTTGTGGGAATGGGGACGGTGTCGGCTGATGATCCGCTGCTAACCGCTCGACCGCCGGGGGCCAGGGTCGCCCAGCGTCTGATATTTTGTCGAACGTCGCTGCCCGGCGCGACATCGCGATTGGTGCAGACGGCGGATCAGATTCCGACCACCTGCGTCGTCCCCGAAGACCTGAACCCAGAATCACAAAAGCGTCTGGCCGACCTGGGCGTACGTTTTCTGCGGCCGACCGCAGAACCACCCTGTGATCAGGTAGCTCGATCGAACGATTGTGGGCCGGCGGAGATGGAACAGCCACTTCGCCGGGTCATGCGAACGTTGAGCCATGAAGGCGCAACCAACGTCTTGTTGGAATGCGGTGGACGTTTAATGGCCAGTTTTCTTTCCGAAAACCTTCCCGACGAGTTTCACATCTATGTCGGCGCGAAGGTCTTTGGCGGTCACACGGCCCCTGGTCCGGTGGGCGGAGCTGGGATTTCGGCCATCGGTGAGAGCCCCGCCTTGGAATTGGTCGAATCCAGAGCCATCGGCGAAGACGTCAAAATTATTTATCGGCGGAAGTGA
- a CDS encoding tetratricopeptide repeat protein, whose product MSVDTYSICPCGNGKKIKFCKCKDSIHDMDRVIKMVEGGQVVPALDRLAAILDEHPDAAWALAIRGRLLIDLREYDTLAENAERFMRLQPSNPLALTQRAAAKLFSGDVESATGSMLDALTESGRDVDSFVISVASVLSYTLLQTGAFLTARAYATLAVMAEGFEGQNAAMDVLGQLNHAPTIPMLLKSLPEPISRPSSVDWGERFDEAQGLLRSNKVVLAETKLQSLQRVASMEPAILSGLLHCAIWRGNLERQSDLLRQLSQCESLDQQQRVRFAAMAELVHPDLKGISVSLTRLEATIGDLDEIEMAFLADSRVLKLPAEAAQSLRQEDEEVAPRIAFQILDRDRPESTDAPSVDNFPRSLAIVLLYGKQTDRDAKLIALDMQSADAETVQSKLSELLPGVELQSTQDRQLPFLVAARPQLALVQFEADPLAVDETIVSIQRSEVADRLTKIALPMLGDRSLVDAAQDSDAKFDCSVAVTIMESYDLLTSLDEDLSAKIRSAANVDALPALTISDDDIEDVANVDLNRIDVAGLNNESRIYLMNRAQQVSATPLLRRVAQSILDSDIRNENPDVTIMAYFALVGSSANFKSKLALLDEAKAYAKANDRVTPRMLFLELELRLQARDGEGFQQSLREVSETYGNNPEVMAQLQQMLMSWGLIRPDGSPRNAGPAAAPPASPQAESGLWTPDSGSPAAAPPAASGPPASAPESGGGGKLWVPGMD is encoded by the coding sequence ATGTCGGTGGACACCTATTCGATCTGCCCTTGCGGCAACGGCAAGAAGATCAAATTCTGCAAGTGCAAGGACTCGATCCACGACATGGATCGCGTGATCAAAATGGTCGAAGGCGGCCAGGTGGTCCCGGCACTTGATCGGCTGGCGGCGATCCTGGACGAACACCCCGACGCCGCATGGGCATTGGCGATCCGCGGCCGACTGTTAATTGATTTGCGTGAATACGACACGTTGGCCGAAAATGCCGAACGGTTCATGCGATTGCAGCCCAGCAACCCGTTGGCGTTGACCCAGCGTGCGGCGGCAAAGTTGTTCAGCGGTGACGTCGAATCGGCCACCGGATCAATGTTGGACGCTTTGACCGAAAGCGGTCGCGACGTCGACAGCTTCGTCATCAGCGTCGCATCGGTGTTGTCCTACACGCTTTTGCAAACCGGCGCTTTCCTGACCGCCCGCGCCTATGCGACGCTGGCGGTGATGGCCGAGGGCTTTGAAGGCCAAAACGCGGCCATGGATGTCTTGGGGCAACTGAATCACGCCCCGACGATTCCAATGCTGTTGAAATCGTTGCCCGAACCGATTTCGCGTCCATCGTCGGTTGATTGGGGCGAGCGTTTTGACGAAGCCCAAGGTTTGCTTCGCAGCAACAAGGTCGTGTTGGCTGAAACGAAGCTGCAATCATTGCAGCGAGTCGCATCGATGGAACCGGCCATTTTGTCGGGCCTGCTGCACTGTGCCATTTGGCGTGGCAATTTGGAACGTCAATCCGACTTGTTGCGTCAGTTGTCCCAGTGCGAATCGCTGGACCAGCAGCAACGTGTCCGTTTCGCGGCGATGGCCGAACTGGTTCATCCCGACCTGAAGGGAATCTCGGTTTCGTTGACTCGCTTGGAAGCAACCATTGGCGATCTGGATGAGATCGAGATGGCGTTCCTGGCCGATTCACGCGTGTTGAAGTTGCCTGCCGAAGCGGCACAGAGCCTGCGGCAGGAGGATGAAGAGGTTGCCCCTCGGATTGCGTTCCAAATTTTGGATCGCGACCGTCCCGAATCGACCGACGCCCCAAGCGTCGACAATTTCCCGCGATCCCTTGCCATCGTCCTGTTGTATGGCAAGCAGACCGATCGTGATGCCAAATTGATCGCATTGGACATGCAATCGGCCGACGCGGAAACGGTTCAGTCCAAACTGTCCGAACTGTTGCCCGGAGTTGAACTGCAGTCGACCCAGGATCGTCAGTTGCCTTTCTTGGTCGCGGCACGCCCGCAACTGGCCTTGGTCCAGTTCGAAGCCGATCCGCTGGCCGTGGACGAAACCATCGTATCGATCCAGCGCAGCGAGGTCGCCGACCGTTTGACAAAGATCGCGTTGCCCATGTTGGGTGATCGCTCGCTGGTCGACGCGGCCCAGGATTCGGATGCGAAGTTCGACTGTTCGGTCGCCGTCACGATCATGGAGTCCTATGACCTGCTAACGTCGTTGGACGAAGATCTGTCCGCCAAGATTCGATCCGCCGCCAACGTGGATGCGTTGCCCGCACTGACCATCAGCGATGACGATATCGAAGACGTCGCTAATGTTGATCTGAACCGGATCGATGTGGCGGGGCTGAACAACGAGTCGCGGATCTACTTGATGAACCGCGCACAACAGGTGTCCGCGACGCCACTGCTGCGTCGCGTCGCCCAATCCATCCTGGATTCCGACATCCGCAACGAAAACCCGGATGTGACCATCATGGCCTACTTTGCTTTGGTGGGCAGTTCGGCGAACTTCAAGTCCAAGCTTGCCCTGCTGGACGAAGCCAAAGCGTACGCCAAGGCGAACGATCGGGTCACGCCACGGATGTTGTTCCTGGAATTGGAACTGCGATTGCAAGCACGCGACGGCGAAGGTTTCCAGCAATCACTGCGAGAGGTGTCGGAAACCTATGGCAACAACCCAGAAGTCATGGCGCAGCTGCAACAAATGCTGATGTCATGGGGACTGATTCGCCCGGACGGATCACCGCGTAACGCCGGTCCGGCTGCCGCCCCACCGGCTTCCCCGCAGGCGGAATCAGGCTTATGGACTCCGGATTCTGGTAGCCCCGCGGCGGCGCCCCCCGCCGCATCGGGTCCGCCCGCTTCGGCCCCAGAAAGTGGTGGCGGCGGCAAGCTTTGGGTCCCCGGCATGGACTGA
- a CDS encoding arylsulfatase, producing MAVIARSFFAVFVVSLFVVSQDDQCLAEAQDRPPNIVFIMADDLGYGELGCYGQQKIETPNLDALAKQGVRLTQHYCGAPVCAPSRCVLMTGRHLAKAEVRNNRDSGNGRIFPGQFPLTDEAVTIAEVLKSKGYVTGAFGKWGLGPSRTSGSPIRQGFDRFYGYNGQRNAHSFYPAFLDSNEREVRINKYPIPGHDRKPEGTVDADDYRAENYAPDLILKEAIGFIKANKDKTFFAYLPFTEPHVAMQPPQSWIDHYPSQWDQPGDPFEGHGAYRGQNGYLPHPRPRAAYAAMISDLDEHVGQVLQTLDEFGLTENTIVVFTSDNGPTHEGRDPNFHIGGAACKFFDSTGGLKGYKGSADEGGIRVPCLVRYPGVIPAGTVCDFPSYFPDWFATLSSLAGADGYQDQSIAELSDGTVLIDALRGKDAQRQSPMIWEFTGYGGYVVVRDGRWKAIRRDVVRKNPKPWELYDLSSDPAETNDLSAEFPERVQAMEQVFLDNRTIEPDFPNPLYDAKTAAKESSGAKGSN from the coding sequence ATGGCAGTGATCGCACGATCCTTTTTCGCAGTGTTTGTCGTCAGTCTGTTCGTCGTCAGTCAGGACGATCAGTGTTTGGCCGAAGCCCAAGATCGTCCTCCGAACATCGTGTTCATCATGGCGGATGATCTGGGATATGGCGAACTGGGCTGTTACGGACAGCAGAAGATCGAGACGCCCAACCTGGATGCGTTGGCGAAACAGGGCGTCCGGTTAACACAACATTACTGCGGGGCGCCCGTGTGTGCCCCATCGCGATGCGTGCTGATGACCGGCCGTCACTTGGCCAAAGCCGAGGTGCGAAACAACCGGGATTCCGGCAACGGCCGCATCTTTCCGGGACAGTTCCCTTTGACGGACGAAGCCGTCACGATCGCCGAAGTCTTGAAATCCAAGGGATACGTCACCGGGGCGTTTGGAAAGTGGGGTCTGGGACCGTCGCGAACCAGCGGTTCACCCATTCGCCAGGGATTTGACCGCTTTTATGGTTACAACGGCCAACGAAACGCTCACAGTTTCTATCCCGCTTTTTTGGATTCGAATGAACGCGAAGTACGAATCAACAAGTATCCAATTCCCGGTCACGATCGCAAACCCGAAGGCACCGTCGACGCGGATGACTATCGCGCCGAAAACTACGCCCCGGATTTGATCCTGAAGGAAGCGATCGGATTCATCAAAGCGAACAAAGACAAGACGTTCTTTGCATATCTGCCGTTTACCGAGCCACACGTCGCGATGCAGCCGCCGCAAAGTTGGATCGATCACTACCCATCCCAGTGGGACCAACCGGGCGACCCGTTCGAAGGCCACGGTGCTTATCGTGGCCAAAACGGATACCTGCCTCATCCGCGTCCTCGAGCAGCATACGCCGCGATGATCAGCGATTTGGATGAACACGTCGGTCAGGTGTTGCAAACGTTGGACGAATTCGGCCTGACTGAAAACACAATCGTCGTTTTCACCTCGGACAATGGCCCAACGCACGAAGGCCGCGATCCAAACTTTCACATCGGCGGAGCCGCCTGCAAGTTCTTTGACTCGACCGGTGGCCTGAAGGGGTACAAGGGCAGTGCAGATGAAGGCGGCATTCGGGTGCCCTGCTTGGTCCGTTACCCCGGCGTGATTCCTGCCGGAACCGTTTGTGACTTTCCTTCCTATTTCCCTGACTGGTTTGCAACGTTGTCATCCTTGGCGGGCGCCGACGGGTATCAGGATCAAAGCATCGCAGAACTTTCCGACGGGACGGTTCTGATTGACGCGTTGCGCGGCAAAGATGCTCAGCGGCAAAGCCCGATGATTTGGGAATTCACCGGCTACGGTGGCTACGTCGTGGTTCGCGACGGCAGGTGGAAAGCGATCCGTAGGGATGTCGTCCGCAAAAATCCTAAACCTTGGGAACTGTACGACCTGTCCAGCGATCCGGCGGAAACGAACGATTTGTCCGCCGAGTTCCCCGAACGAGTCCAAGCGATGGAGCAAGTGTTCTTGGACAACCGCACGATTGAGCCGGACTTTCCCAACCCATTGTATGACGCGAAAACGGCAGCCAAAGAATCCTCCGGTGCAAAAGGAAGCAACTAG